The window CTCTTTCAGTTGGTTAAATAATGTTTTGCCGATATTCCCCGTTCCTAAACAGAAGATATTTAGGGTACGTTTCAAGTCAGTAAAGAAAGCATCGTGAACCGCATTTACCGCTTTCGATAAATCGCCTGCGCTGATAATCACTGAAATATTATATTCCGACGAACCTTGTGCAATCGCCCTAACATTGATCCCATTTCTGCCTAAAGCATTGAATAATCTTCCACTCATGCCTGGCGTACGTTTCATGTTTTCGCCAACAATCGCCAGTACCGCCAAGTTATTTTCAACTTCTGGCAAAGCTAATTTGTTGGCATCTAGTTCCAGTTCGAATTCTTTTTTTATTAAAGTAATCGCCTGACCCGCATCGGTTGGTTTAACTGCAAACGTAATACTATGTTCTGACGAAGATTGGGTAATCAATACTACGTTAATCTGCTCGCGAGAAAGTAATGAAAATAATCGACCGCTAAAACCAGCTTTACCAACCATGCCGCTTCCAGTCAGGTTTATAATGCTGATATGATCGATAGAAGAAATGCCTTTGATTGGTAAATTCGATGCTTTTACATCGCTTTTTATATAAGTTCCTGAAAAATCAGGTTCAAAAGTATTTTTAATAACGATCGGAATTTTTTTCATAAACGCCGGAATCATCGTTGGTGGATAAATCACTTTTGCTCCAAAATAGCTTAATTCCATTGCTTCAGTGTAACTTAATTCCGGTAAAGAAAAAGCCTTTTTTACGATGCGTGGGTCGGCAGTCATCATTCCATTTACATCCGTCCAGATTTCAATTTCCTCCGCATTTAAAGCAGAACCCCAAACCGCTGCGGTATAATCAGAACCACCGCGACCTAAGGTAGTAACTCTACCTGCTGCATTGCTGGAAATGAAGCCCGTAACAAATAAAACTTTGCTTTTATTTGCCTGATAAAAATCGCTAATCAACAATTCAGTAAGCTCAGTATCTACTTTTGCTTGTCCGAAATTACTATCAGTTTTTATCAAATCTGAACCATTTACATACATCGCTTCAGCAAATTCTTGCGAAGCAATGTGCGCAATCATGAAAGCGGAGCAACGTTCGCCGTAACTTAAAATCTGGTCTTTGGTTTGCAAACTCAATTCACGCAGGTTTGTAACCGCTTGCAGAAGATCTTCCAACTCGTTAAAGAAAATTTTTAAACGCGTAAAAACAGGGTTTTGTGCCGCTGCAGGTAAAAGCGAGCGAATAACTGCAAAATGTTTTGCTTCAATTTCCTTTAAAGATGTGTCGTAATCTTCGCCACGTTCAGCCCTTTCGGCCATATCAGTAAGCAAATTGGTTACGCCACTCATTGCCGATAATACAACTACCGGGTTGCTTTGCAGTTTTTCTTTGGCTACTATGCTCAGCAGCGTTTTAATGTTCTCGGCCGAACCTACGGATGTGCCGCCGAATTTTAATACTTTCATTTTTTTGAGGTTTAAAAAAAAAGCGTCCCGACTTTCTGTCGGGACGCTTTCTGTGTTTTATATGTTTATTTCAACTTACAACAAATTAGCCCCGCAGGTTTTTCCCGGTGGTAATAATAATCGTTGTAATTGAAGTATTAAAATTCATTTCTCTTGGTGTATTATCTACACCGTAAAGTAGCAGATTATTTTTCTTAATTGCAAACAATTTTGAATTTTATTTGAAAATATTTTAATAAAACGTTTAAATGTGTGAAATAGCTGCATTTTTTGAACCGAAAACTGAAATGGATATTTGTAATTGTGAGGAGGAAAGATAGGGCATTCAAACTTTCGTAATTAAAATTATTAGAAAAGGTACTGCAGTAATTCTTCGGTTGCAGTAGCCCCGCCATTTGCTGCAATCTTTTTTTAAACTTCTGTCATTCTGAGGACGAAGAATCTGTTTCATCGGTTGCAGATGCTTCGTGCCTCAGCATGACAATATATTTGTGGTTAGCTGTGAAAAAAAGTATTTCCGCGTCTGTCAGGTTTAAAAACATTTGGACTAGGTTACTTATTTCAATTTGTTTCCGTTTTGGAAGGCAACGTGGTGATTACACAATTATCTAAATCTACCTCACCCCAATAAAAATCTCAACTTCCGATTCTGAACCTTGTTGAGCTTTAGTTCCATATACTTCAAAATCGGCAACATAAGTTCTATTTAATGCTCCATCACTCGCCCAAAGTTCTTTCCAAATATTTATAACTGCATTTGGCATTTCGCCTTTTGCGGTGTACATTTTAAGCTTTTCGTTTTGAATTTCTCTTCCAGTTAAGCTTTCAGGAATAATATCTAATGAACTTACTCGTTGCCCGATAATGGTTGTGTATTTGCCAGTATAATCGCTTTCATAATCTGTATAAACAGCGTAAATTTCTTCACCTTCTTTATTTTGGATTTTGTTAAATATTTCTTCGCTATAAAATTGT is drawn from Pedobacter mucosus and contains these coding sequences:
- a CDS encoding GyrI-like domain-containing protein, with protein sequence MENFKIIGISVKTTNQNNQAATDLGNLWQQFYSEEIFNKIQNKEGEEIYAVYTDYESDYTGKYTTIIGQRVSSLDIIPESLTGREIQNEKLKMYTAKGEMPNAVINIWKELWASDGALNRTYVADFEVYGTKAQQGSESEVEIFIGVR
- the thrA gene encoding bifunctional aspartate kinase/homoserine dehydrogenase I; translation: MKVLKFGGTSVGSAENIKTLLSIVAKEKLQSNPVVVLSAMSGVTNLLTDMAERAERGEDYDTSLKEIEAKHFAVIRSLLPAAAQNPVFTRLKIFFNELEDLLQAVTNLRELSLQTKDQILSYGERCSAFMIAHIASQEFAEAMYVNGSDLIKTDSNFGQAKVDTELTELLISDFYQANKSKVLFVTGFISSNAAGRVTTLGRGGSDYTAAVWGSALNAEEIEIWTDVNGMMTADPRIVKKAFSLPELSYTEAMELSYFGAKVIYPPTMIPAFMKKIPIVIKNTFEPDFSGTYIKSDVKASNLPIKGISSIDHISIINLTGSGMVGKAGFSGRLFSLLSREQINVVLITQSSSEHSITFAVKPTDAGQAITLIKKEFELELDANKLALPEVENNLAVLAIVGENMKRTPGMSGRLFNALGRNGINVRAIAQGSSEYNISVIISAGDLSKAVNAVHDAFFTDLKRTLNIFCLGTGNIGKTLFNQLKEQMPFLAANNDLQVKVAGISNTRKMIFSADGLSLEDWETELNTNGEQADLAGFVARMKALNLPNCVFVDNTAAESPIEFYQGVFESSISVVTCNKKGNSADFAQYKSFKDTARKFGVDFYYETNVGAGLPIIRTLRELMLSGDKVARIEAILSGTISYIFNNFKGDAGFYETVKEAQDLGYTEPDPRDDLNGKDFMRKMLILARDAGYPLEAVDVKIDNILPEACLNATSVEDFYAELQKNSAYFEDLKTKAANDKKVLRYIGKLEDGNVEISLQMVDDSHPFYMLSGSDNIISFTTDRYKSRPLVVKGPGAGAEVTAAGVFADIINVGA